One stretch of Rathayibacter festucae DSM 15932 DNA includes these proteins:
- a CDS encoding DNA gyrase/topoisomerase IV subunit A, translated as MNAAPPPSGSSLTERIEDVDVSAEMEGSFLEYAYSVIYSRALPDARDGLKPVQRRILYMMSEMGLRPDRGHVKSARVVGEVMGKLHPHGDASIYDSLVRLAQPFTLRVPLVDGHGNFGSLDDGPAAARYTEARLAAAATAMTEHLDEDVVDFVPNYDNSHDQPEVLPAAFPNLLVNGASGIAVGMATNMAPHNLIEVIGAARHLIAHPDASLDDLMSFVPGPDFPSGGTIVGLAGVRDAYATGRGSFKTRARVSVESITARKSGLVVTELPYLVGAEKVIDKIKDGVQNKKLSGIADVTDLTDRDNGLRLVIGIKTGFSPEAVLEQLYRYTPLEDAFSINNVALVDGQPRTLGLKELLQVYVGHRLTVVTRRSRYRLRKRQERLHLVEGLLIAILDIDEVIQLIRASDDTAAARARLIEVFDLSTIQADYILELQLRRLTRFSRIELETERDTLLAEIAELEALLASRSRLEALVSDELDDVAQRLGTPRRTLLTEARPSVATTGRKTAAVLEIADLPCRVLLSTTGRMVRIDRDPEAAPHPERATRRSKHDAVLSTIDTTTRAEIGAVTTAGRLLRFSPVDVPSVPSSSVQLGAGVRMSDYLSHLAKDERVLALVALDDPRPIALGTLQGTVKRVAPGDLPNRPDIELIALRPKDAVVGAAPSADEDELVFVTGEAQLLRFSASAVRPQGRTAAGMAGVKISETDEVVSFAVVPESERDETVVATVAVDSWALTGTDTGSAKVSAFSEFPPKGRATGGVRAQRFLKGETALGVAWVGPGPAHALEADGSVAALPDSGMKRDGSGVALAAPVASIGAAPEQF; from the coding sequence ATGAACGCTGCACCCCCTCCCTCCGGATCCTCCCTGACCGAGCGCATCGAGGACGTCGACGTCTCGGCCGAGATGGAGGGGTCGTTCCTCGAGTACGCCTACTCGGTCATCTACTCCCGCGCCCTGCCCGACGCCCGCGACGGCCTGAAGCCGGTGCAGCGCCGCATCCTCTACATGATGAGCGAGATGGGCCTGCGCCCCGATCGCGGCCACGTGAAGTCGGCCCGCGTCGTCGGCGAGGTGATGGGCAAGCTGCACCCGCACGGCGACGCCTCCATCTACGACTCGCTCGTGCGCCTCGCGCAGCCGTTCACGCTCCGGGTCCCGCTCGTCGACGGCCACGGCAACTTCGGCTCGCTCGACGACGGCCCCGCCGCCGCCCGCTACACCGAGGCCCGTCTCGCGGCCGCCGCGACGGCGATGACCGAGCACCTCGACGAGGACGTCGTCGACTTCGTCCCCAACTACGACAACTCGCACGACCAGCCCGAGGTGCTCCCCGCGGCGTTCCCGAACCTCCTCGTCAACGGCGCGAGCGGCATCGCGGTCGGCATGGCCACCAACATGGCCCCGCACAACCTGATCGAGGTCATCGGAGCGGCGCGGCACCTGATCGCGCACCCCGACGCCTCGCTGGACGACCTGATGTCGTTCGTCCCCGGCCCGGACTTCCCCAGCGGCGGCACGATCGTCGGGCTCGCCGGCGTCCGCGACGCCTATGCGACCGGCCGCGGCAGCTTCAAGACCCGCGCTCGCGTCTCGGTCGAGAGCATCACCGCCCGGAAGTCCGGCCTGGTCGTCACCGAGCTGCCCTACCTCGTCGGCGCCGAGAAGGTCATCGACAAGATCAAGGACGGCGTCCAGAACAAGAAGCTGAGCGGGATCGCCGACGTCACCGATCTCACCGACCGCGACAACGGCCTCCGCCTCGTGATCGGGATCAAGACCGGCTTCAGCCCGGAGGCGGTGCTCGAGCAGCTGTACCGCTACACCCCGCTCGAGGACGCCTTCTCGATCAACAACGTCGCCCTCGTCGACGGCCAGCCCCGCACGCTCGGCCTCAAGGAGCTGCTGCAGGTCTACGTCGGGCACCGCCTGACCGTGGTGACCCGCCGCTCCCGCTACCGTCTCCGCAAGCGCCAGGAGCGGCTGCACCTGGTCGAGGGACTGCTGATCGCGATCCTCGACATCGACGAGGTCATCCAGCTGATCCGCGCGAGCGACGACACCGCCGCCGCCCGGGCCCGGCTGATCGAGGTCTTCGACCTCAGCACGATCCAGGCCGACTACATCCTCGAGCTGCAGCTGCGCCGCCTGACGAGGTTCTCCCGGATCGAGCTCGAGACCGAGCGCGACACCCTGCTCGCCGAGATCGCCGAGCTCGAGGCGCTGCTGGCCAGCCGCAGCCGCCTCGAGGCACTCGTGTCCGACGAGCTCGACGACGTCGCGCAGCGTCTCGGCACGCCGCGTCGGACGCTGCTCACCGAGGCGCGCCCCTCCGTCGCCACGACCGGCCGGAAGACCGCCGCCGTGCTCGAGATCGCCGACCTGCCGTGCCGGGTGCTGCTGAGCACCACCGGGCGGATGGTGCGCATCGACCGCGACCCGGAGGCCGCGCCGCACCCCGAGCGCGCGACCCGCCGCAGCAAGCACGACGCGGTGCTCAGCACGATCGACACCACCACGCGCGCCGAGATCGGCGCGGTGACGACCGCGGGCCGCCTGCTGCGCTTCTCCCCCGTCGACGTCCCGTCCGTCCCGTCCTCCTCGGTGCAGCTCGGCGCCGGCGTCCGGATGAGCGACTACCTCAGCCACCTGGCGAAGGACGAGCGCGTCCTCGCCCTGGTCGCCCTCGACGACCCCCGCCCGATCGCCCTGGGCACCCTGCAGGGCACGGTCAAGCGCGTCGCCCCGGGCGACCTGCCCAACCGCCCGGACATCGAGCTGATCGCGCTGCGGCCGAAGGACGCGGTCGTCGGAGCCGCGCCGTCGGCCGACGAGGACGAGCTCGTCTTCGTCACCGGCGAGGCCCAGCTGCTGCGCTTCTCCGCCTCGGCGGTGCGCCCGCAGGGCCGGACCGCGGCGGGCATGGCCGGCGTCAAGATCAGCGAGACCGACGAGGTCGTCTCCTTTGCGGTCGTCCCCGAGTCCGAGCGCGACGAGACGGTCGTCGCGACCGTCGCCGTCGACAGCTGGGCCCTCACCGGCACCGACACCGGCAGCGCCAAGGTGTCGGCGTTCTCGGAGTTCCCGCCCAAGGGCCGCGCGACCGGCGGCGTCCGCGCCCAGCGCTTCCTCAAGGGCGAGACCGCTCTCGGCGTCGCCTGGGTCGGCCCCGGCCCGGCGCACGCGCTCGAGGCCGACGGCAGCGTCGCGGCGCTGCCCGACTCCGGGATGAAGCGCGACGGCTCCGGCGTCGCCCTCGCAGCCCCGGTCGCCAGCATCGGCGCGGCTCCCGAGCAGTTCTAG